A DNA window from Citrobacter tructae contains the following coding sequences:
- a CDS encoding DUF4832 domain-containing protein: protein MKSQWVSALLCLFCPLTVMAALTTVTPKAVTGPLTNPGIGVASFHQGYGETLGLADYPNTGFEYERFYWRELEPVEGQYNFALVDDAFKYAAAHRPAMNVGLRFMALAEPESGPQIPDWLIKKGVKGTWTPDHKTFAPDLDDPLFIAYSQRLLNAFGKRYDGNQNLAFVDIGMVGSWGEWHNSNFPTLKPLLERYTTAQLDRYVAMHFAAFPVTPKIMLMSGGQSLANAVARGAGWRTDCWGDLRVFSDSWNHMHDDYPQRLLAAQKSYSGFDDAWKRSPVSLEICSYMLDWKNTFHYTRAEVQGIFDWAVNHHASTLNLKSRTVPAEYRSIVDDALTKLGYRFRLASLSHESVWENGQTLALASTWYNDGIAPIYLPYTLSFRIINDANKVVAQGNSPEDIRHWLPGKHQLNYSLPMPGALPRGNYFIEVAIVDNSGAARINFANEGKQSSGWYRVSSLTVR, encoded by the coding sequence ATGAAGAGTCAATGGGTTTCTGCGCTGTTGTGTCTGTTCTGCCCGCTGACGGTAATGGCTGCATTAACGACCGTCACCCCTAAAGCCGTGACCGGCCCGCTGACTAACCCCGGGATAGGGGTGGCCAGTTTTCATCAGGGTTATGGTGAAACACTGGGCCTGGCGGATTACCCCAATACCGGGTTTGAATATGAACGTTTCTACTGGCGGGAACTGGAGCCCGTGGAAGGCCAGTACAATTTTGCACTGGTTGATGATGCCTTCAAATACGCGGCGGCACATCGGCCCGCGATGAACGTAGGGCTGCGGTTTATGGCGCTTGCGGAGCCGGAAAGCGGTCCGCAGATCCCTGACTGGCTGATTAAAAAAGGGGTGAAAGGCACATGGACACCCGATCATAAAACCTTTGCCCCGGATCTCGACGATCCCCTGTTTATTGCCTACAGCCAACGGCTGCTGAATGCCTTTGGCAAGCGTTACGATGGTAATCAGAATCTGGCTTTTGTGGATATCGGCATGGTGGGATCGTGGGGAGAATGGCATAACAGCAACTTTCCGACGCTGAAACCCTTGCTGGAAAGATACACGACGGCTCAATTGGATCGCTATGTCGCCATGCACTTTGCTGCATTTCCCGTGACGCCAAAAATTATGTTGATGAGCGGTGGGCAAAGCCTGGCCAATGCGGTGGCGCGAGGGGCGGGATGGCGCACGGACTGTTGGGGCGACCTGCGTGTGTTTTCTGATAGCTGGAATCATATGCATGATGATTACCCACAACGATTGCTGGCCGCTCAGAAAAGTTATTCAGGGTTCGATGATGCCTGGAAACGATCGCCGGTGAGTCTGGAAATATGCTCGTATATGCTGGACTGGAAAAATACTTTTCACTACACGCGTGCTGAAGTTCAGGGCATTTTTGACTGGGCGGTAAATCATCATGCCAGTACCCTCAACCTGAAATCGAGAACTGTGCCCGCTGAGTATCGATCCATTGTCGATGATGCATTGACAAAGCTGGGCTATCGCTTTCGTTTGGCCTCCCTGAGTCACGAATCAGTATGGGAAAACGGCCAAACGCTGGCGCTGGCGAGCACCTGGTATAATGACGGGATTGCACCGATTTACCTCCCTTACACGCTGTCATTTCGCATTATTAATGATGCTAATAAGGTGGTTGCCCAGGGGAATTCGCCGGAAGACATTCGTCACTGGCTACCGGGCAAACATCAGTTGAATTATTCGCTACCCATGCCCGGTGCGTTGCCGAGAGGAAATTACTTTATTGAGGTGGCGATCGTAGATAACTCGGGCGCTGCAAGAATTAACTTTGCCAATGAAGGGAAGCAGAGCAGCGGTTGGTATCGGGTATCGTCGCTGACAGTGCGTTAA
- the nhaC gene encoding Na+/H+ antiporter NhaC, which translates to MEHKNCTLNNRKKLSFFWSVLPMVVMLGGISIGYFIFNIRAEPMILMGTATASFIAIAHGYTWDDILQSICNKISEALPVILIVASIGFLIGSWMVSGTIPMMIYYGLKWINPQYFYISAFLLGALISVCTGTSWGSIGTVGIAMIGVAIGLNVSLPIAAGAIVSGCWFGDKLSPVSDSTNMAALAAGVNLYSHIGHLLWTTGPGFVICCIIYSYMGMGIDASSSAPENITHLMNAIGQIYHFNILLLLPPIIVLYGSLSKKPPIPMLFLSTIVSMILALVFQAFTASSVGESVVSGFKLAMLTGDSIPALSSDVSRLLERGGAISMFSSFVTVFSAFSFAGAMSATGSLHTVINALTKGVKSTFRLVATTIVTTFTICACTANGTLPLLLCGDAFKDEYKKRGLAAKNLSRTTEDAGTVVEPIIPWSASGVYCATMLGVTTLDYLPWAILCYSGVIFALLWAATGIGIAKYEPNDDAEYIVEQKS; encoded by the coding sequence ATGGAACACAAAAACTGTACCCTAAACAACCGAAAGAAATTATCCTTCTTTTGGTCAGTGTTACCCATGGTAGTCATGCTCGGCGGGATTAGTATCGGATATTTTATTTTTAATATTCGTGCAGAACCCATGATTTTAATGGGAACAGCAACCGCCTCATTTATCGCTATCGCGCACGGCTATACGTGGGATGATATTCTACAATCTATTTGTAATAAAATATCTGAGGCACTGCCTGTCATACTGATTGTCGCAAGTATCGGTTTTTTAATTGGCTCATGGATGGTGTCAGGCACCATCCCCATGATGATCTATTATGGTTTGAAGTGGATTAACCCACAATATTTCTATATTTCTGCTTTTTTGCTGGGTGCGCTCATCTCCGTTTGTACCGGGACATCCTGGGGATCGATTGGTACCGTCGGAATTGCCATGATTGGCGTCGCCATTGGGCTTAATGTATCGCTTCCTATCGCAGCAGGAGCTATCGTATCAGGATGCTGGTTTGGCGATAAACTCTCTCCAGTTTCTGATTCAACAAATATGGCCGCATTGGCAGCAGGCGTAAACCTGTACTCACATATCGGGCATCTGCTGTGGACTACCGGCCCTGGTTTTGTTATCTGCTGTATTATTTACAGTTATATGGGGATGGGTATTGATGCCTCATCAAGTGCGCCTGAAAATATTACCCATTTGATGAACGCTATCGGCCAGATTTATCACTTTAATATCCTACTACTGCTGCCGCCGATTATCGTTTTGTACGGTTCGCTGTCAAAGAAACCACCGATCCCTATGTTATTTTTGTCAACCATCGTATCGATGATTCTGGCGTTAGTCTTTCAGGCATTCACAGCATCCTCGGTCGGTGAATCGGTGGTCAGTGGCTTTAAGCTCGCGATGCTCACTGGCGATAGTATCCCTGCGCTGTCATCTGATGTTTCTCGCTTGCTCGAGCGCGGTGGCGCAATTTCTATGTTTAGTAGTTTCGTGACCGTCTTCAGCGCCTTTAGTTTTGCCGGGGCGATGAGCGCCACAGGCTCCCTGCACACCGTCATTAACGCGCTAACAAAAGGGGTTAAGTCTACATTTCGTCTGGTCGCCACCACCATTGTCACCACGTTCACCATTTGCGCCTGCACGGCAAACGGTACCTTGCCTCTGCTATTATGCGGTGACGCCTTTAAAGACGAGTATAAAAAGCGAGGCCTTGCAGCAAAAAACCTTTCGCGGACAACAGAAGATGCCGGGACCGTCGTCGAACCTATTATTCCCTGGTCAGCTTCCGGCGTTTATTGTGCCACCATGCTAGGAGTCACCACTCTCGATTATTTGCCCTGGGCAATCTTATGCTACAGCGGGGTCATCTTTGCGCTGCTATGGGCAGCAACCGGTATAGGCATTGCTAAATATGAACCCAACGACGATGCTGAATATATAGTTGAGCAAAAATCATAG
- a CDS encoding glycosyltransferase family 4 protein, with protein MRKKITVFGTRGIPDVLGGVETHCQHLYPAIKQLCDVDICVIARSPYVNYTRSSYKNVETYALWAPKKRSLEAIVHSVLAAFRTCVDRSDIVHVHAIGPGLVIPLLRLLGKKVVFTHHGPDYDRQKWGYVAKKILLLGERWAVRYASEVIVISEVINQLIQKKHGRYDAHLIHNGVNEPRALSQHTLHNTLSRYGLQPKNYLVVVGRFVEEKGMHDAISAYQQSGMTMPLVLIGDADHPTEYSIRLKQQAADTPGVVMTGFLRGDELQAVFSQAKLFVMPSYHEGLPIALLEAMSFSLPAVVSDIPANLEVQLPAEAYFQVGNLTHLAEKMTAWAAVNSVDYSVYLKNYNWHEIARKTINVYHSIDKDIG; from the coding sequence ATGCGTAAAAAAATAACGGTATTTGGTACTCGTGGTATTCCTGATGTACTGGGTGGGGTGGAAACGCACTGCCAGCATCTTTATCCGGCAATTAAGCAGTTGTGTGATGTTGATATTTGCGTGATCGCCCGCTCACCGTATGTGAATTACACACGCTCATCGTATAAGAACGTCGAAACCTATGCGCTGTGGGCGCCTAAGAAGCGCTCACTTGAAGCAATTGTTCATTCCGTTTTAGCCGCGTTCAGAACGTGCGTTGATCGTTCGGATATTGTGCACGTCCATGCTATCGGCCCGGGGTTGGTTATTCCGTTGTTGCGCCTGCTGGGTAAAAAGGTGGTTTTCACTCACCATGGTCCTGACTACGATCGTCAGAAATGGGGATACGTCGCCAAGAAAATATTATTACTCGGTGAACGCTGGGCGGTGAGGTATGCCAGTGAGGTGATCGTTATTTCAGAGGTTATTAATCAACTGATCCAGAAAAAACATGGTCGCTATGACGCGCATTTAATTCACAATGGCGTGAACGAACCGCGAGCGCTATCACAACACACTCTTCATAACACGCTGTCCCGCTATGGACTCCAGCCGAAAAATTATCTGGTGGTGGTGGGGCGATTCGTGGAAGAAAAAGGCATGCATGATGCCATTTCAGCCTATCAACAAAGCGGTATGACTATGCCGTTGGTATTAATCGGCGATGCGGATCACCCAACCGAATACAGTATTCGTCTCAAGCAGCAGGCCGCCGATACGCCAGGCGTGGTGATGACTGGATTTTTACGCGGCGATGAGTTGCAGGCGGTGTTTTCGCAGGCAAAACTATTTGTAATGCCTTCATATCACGAGGGGTTACCGATAGCGCTGCTGGAGGCCATGTCCTTTTCTCTGCCAGCGGTGGTGAGCGATATTCCTGCGAATCTGGAAGTACAGTTACCCGCAGAGGCGTATTTTCAGGTGGGCAATTTGACCCATCTGGCCGAGAAAATGACGGCGTGGGCAGCAGTAAATAGCGTTGACTATAGTGTATATTTGAAAAACTATAACTGGCATGAAATCGCCAGAAAAACAATCAACGTCTATCACTCTATTGATAAAGATATAGGTTAA
- a CDS encoding MalY/PatB family protein yields the protein MSLFDDIVVRDVNCRKYGQLQQMYGTNNVLPLWIADMDFVTPEPIMNTLRSVIEQPVQGYNLDYPQWKEAVIHWYAKQYDSTIQPHWVHFVPGVIKTIVLSLMALTRSGDNILTCSPIYDPYPNLVKTSGRHLVQTRLIEKDGGYELDWHDFREKLKKCKMFLFPSPHNPGGMVWHRETLEKINDYCHNAGVIVIADEVHCDLTLPGKTHHPFFTLNEASNSQSIVLASISKTFNTAAIQGGIAIIKNDELRDRFYHFLDNCYLAETHSLQQAAIYSAYTHCDDWHQKLLAYLADNIEYVKSEIAKHCPLISIVYGGASYLLFLNAEKMGLSDEQLNAFFVHEARLGLSPGHQYGLGGEGHMRLNVGCPRSVLEEAMNRLKEAYLKRLGV from the coding sequence ATGTCTTTATTTGACGATATTGTCGTAAGGGATGTTAATTGTCGCAAGTACGGGCAATTACAACAGATGTATGGCACCAACAATGTATTACCGCTGTGGATTGCAGATATGGATTTTGTCACGCCAGAGCCCATTATGAATACGCTACGTTCTGTTATAGAACAACCCGTTCAAGGCTACAACCTGGATTACCCACAATGGAAAGAAGCGGTTATCCATTGGTATGCGAAGCAGTATGACAGCACTATCCAGCCACATTGGGTGCATTTTGTTCCGGGGGTCATCAAAACCATCGTGCTATCGTTAATGGCACTCACCCGTTCAGGGGATAATATTTTGACCTGTAGCCCAATCTATGACCCCTACCCTAATCTGGTCAAAACCAGCGGCAGACATCTGGTACAAACCCGCTTAATCGAGAAAGATGGGGGATACGAATTAGACTGGCATGATTTCAGAGAGAAACTTAAAAAGTGCAAAATGTTTCTTTTTCCTTCTCCGCATAATCCAGGCGGAATGGTATGGCATCGCGAGACGCTTGAAAAAATAAATGACTATTGTCACAACGCTGGCGTAATCGTGATCGCGGATGAAGTTCACTGCGATTTAACCTTACCGGGTAAGACACACCACCCATTTTTTACCCTCAATGAGGCGTCAAACAGTCAATCAATCGTACTTGCCTCTATCAGCAAAACCTTTAATACCGCTGCGATACAAGGCGGAATAGCCATTATTAAAAATGATGAGCTACGCGATCGGTTCTATCATTTCCTTGATAACTGCTATCTCGCCGAGACCCATTCACTACAACAGGCTGCCATTTACAGTGCTTATACTCACTGTGATGACTGGCACCAGAAATTATTGGCCTATCTCGCTGACAATATAGAGTATGTAAAAAGTGAAATTGCAAAGCACTGTCCCTTGATCTCGATTGTGTATGGCGGCGCATCCTACCTGCTGTTTTTAAACGCAGAAAAAATGGGCCTCAGCGATGAGCAACTCAACGCTTTTTTTGTCCATGAGGCCAGGCTTGGCCTGTCGCCAGGTCACCAATATGGCCTTGGTGGAGAAGGCCACATGCGATTAAACGTTGGTTGTCCGCGATCTGTACTGGAAGAAGCGATGAACAGATTAAAAGAGGCATACCTGAAGAGGCTCGGCGTGTAG
- a CDS encoding carbonic anhydrase, whose amino-acid sequence MQHIIEGFLNFQKEIFPQRKELFRSLASSQNPKALFISCSDSRLVPELVTQQEPGQLFVIRNAGNIVPSFGPEPGGVSATIEYAVVALGVTDIVICGHSNCGAMKAIAASQCLDPMPAVAHWLHYADAAKAVVDKKTWDNETDKVNAMVEENVIAQLNNIKTHPSVAVGLRNNALRLHGWVYDIESGEIRTLDKNSKTYVSLADNPQVHFE is encoded by the coding sequence ATGCAACATATCATTGAGGGCTTCCTCAACTTCCAAAAAGAGATTTTCCCTCAACGTAAGGAACTCTTTCGCAGCCTGGCCTCCAGCCAGAATCCTAAAGCGCTTTTCATCTCCTGTTCAGACAGCCGTCTGGTACCAGAACTGGTCACGCAGCAAGAGCCAGGGCAGCTTTTCGTTATCCGCAACGCCGGCAATATCGTCCCTTCTTTTGGCCCGGAGCCTGGCGGGGTGTCTGCCACCATCGAATACGCGGTTGTCGCATTAGGCGTGACGGATATCGTCATCTGTGGTCACTCCAACTGCGGCGCAATGAAAGCCATTGCCGCCAGCCAGTGCCTGGATCCGATGCCCGCTGTCGCTCACTGGCTACACTATGCCGATGCGGCGAAAGCGGTAGTCGATAAGAAAACCTGGGATAACGAAACCGATAAAGTTAATGCCATGGTGGAAGAGAACGTTATCGCTCAGTTGAATAATATTAAAACGCATCCATCAGTCGCTGTCGGACTGCGTAATAATGCGCTGCGCCTGCACGGTTGGGTGTACGACATTGAAAGCGGTGAGATCCGTACACTGGATAAAAACAGCAAAACGTACGTTTCACTGGCAGATAATCCGCAGGTGCATTTCGAGTAA
- a CDS encoding anti-virulence regulator CigR family protein, with the protein MSRFRILATAFVAVAAMTMCATPVFANPGNGNGNSGNHGNSGNKGNSSNSQKGNSGQKNNPQSEQRKNYGKPDHVDSDITFNMARQYAVRYGLTGYKSLPPGIAKNLARGKPLPPGIAKKNVPASMLNQLPYYPGYEWQVVGDNLVLIALSTAIVTSVINGVFD; encoded by the coding sequence ATGTCCAGGTTTCGTATTTTAGCAACGGCCTTCGTCGCGGTTGCTGCGATGACGATGTGTGCCACCCCTGTATTTGCCAACCCGGGTAATGGGAACGGTAACAGCGGCAATCATGGTAATAGTGGTAACAAGGGAAATAGCAGTAACAGTCAGAAAGGAAATTCAGGTCAAAAAAATAATCCGCAATCTGAACAACGTAAAAATTACGGCAAACCAGATCACGTTGATAGCGACATCACTTTTAATATGGCCAGGCAGTATGCTGTCAGATACGGTTTGACGGGGTACAAATCGCTTCCTCCGGGCATTGCCAAAAACCTGGCGCGTGGCAAACCGTTACCTCCGGGTATTGCGAAGAAAAACGTTCCTGCATCGATGCTGAATCAGTTGCCGTATTACCCCGGCTATGAATGGCAGGTGGTGGGTGACAATCTGGTGCTGATCGCTCTGAGTACGGCGATTGTGACCTCCGTGATCAACGGGGTGTTTGATTAA
- the melR gene encoding transcriptional regulator MelR, translated as MAKSIPQLPHDPHMCRSYEKKTRSPLALYSEYQRMDVELRAPLAMTYSHWHGQVEVNVPFDGDVEYLFNDEVVRSKQGYITLFWACTPHQLTDPGHCKQMAIFNLPMHLFLSWPLDRELINHVTHGMVITSSASQQLSAFEVQRWQSELNSDNEQIRQLAIDEIALMLKRFSLSGWQPLLGNKTSRTQKNSISRHSQFYVSQMLEFIAANCDKLLTVDAIAEHVKLNPNYAMGIFHRVMQLTMKQYITAMRINHVRALLSDTDKTILDIATIAGFRSSSRFYSSFHKYVGMPPQQYRKLSQQRRNH; from the coding sequence ATGGCTAAAAGTATCCCGCAACTGCCACATGACCCACATATGTGCCGCAGTTATGAAAAAAAGACGCGTAGCCCGCTGGCACTCTATTCCGAGTATCAGCGTATGGATGTCGAATTGCGGGCGCCGTTAGCCATGACATACAGCCACTGGCACGGTCAGGTTGAAGTAAATGTTCCGTTTGATGGCGACGTTGAATACCTTTTCAATGACGAAGTGGTACGGAGTAAACAGGGCTACATCACACTATTTTGGGCCTGTACACCTCATCAACTCACCGATCCTGGGCACTGTAAACAAATGGCGATCTTCAACTTGCCCATGCATTTGTTTTTATCCTGGCCGTTGGACAGAGAACTGATTAATCATGTGACTCACGGAATGGTCATTACTTCATCAGCGTCACAGCAGCTCAGCGCATTTGAAGTTCAGCGCTGGCAGAGTGAACTCAACAGCGATAACGAACAGATTCGCCAATTGGCTATTGATGAAATTGCCCTCATGCTCAAGCGGTTTAGTCTTTCAGGCTGGCAACCTTTACTGGGTAATAAAACATCACGTACCCAAAAGAACAGTATTTCACGACATTCACAATTTTACGTAAGCCAGATGCTTGAGTTTATCGCCGCTAACTGCGACAAACTGCTGACAGTTGATGCCATTGCCGAACACGTCAAACTCAACCCAAACTATGCGATGGGCATTTTTCACCGGGTGATGCAACTGACCATGAAACAGTATATTACCGCCATGCGTATCAACCATGTGCGTGCGTTGCTCAGTGATACCGATAAAACCATACTCGATATCGCCACGATTGCAGGCTTTCGCTCCAGTAGTCGTTTTTATAGCTCATTTCATAAATACGTTGGTATGCCGCCGCAGCAATATCGCAAACTCAGCCAACAGCGGCGGAACCATTAA
- a CDS encoding tetratricopeptide repeat protein, whose protein sequence is MNIRPLLAFTFIGLLWGAGTSQGYTKEWNKEPIAVLQQGAEAGDANAQFYLGVQYCEGKGVARDDKKAVEWLTRAAEQGNLDARYFLAIVYFEGEGAYLSDDKVIERFSREAEQGNKQAVEWLSIAAEHGNYLAIEWLHQAVDKGNPDAQHVLNSKKSLSEGYNTIKALSKAAEQGDAKAQGLLGRRYFEGHGVGMDRNKALALLSKGASQGDALSQGVLGVMYYLGESVGVTQDYKKAFELFHQAATQGDMLAQGMLGMMYSKGEGTAQNDKKAFEWNQKAAAQGDAGSHKELGLMYLEGKGVAQDDKKAAEHVELAAKKGSAEAQGLLGRMYLEGKGVAQDYAQAYIWNAVAVANGNFDAQAGLDASRQNLSPAALEEADSRAQKSFEQYRYKPEI, encoded by the coding sequence ATGAACATTCGGCCTCTCCTCGCCTTCACTTTTATCGGATTATTATGGGGCGCGGGAACATCACAAGGATACACAAAAGAGTGGAACAAAGAGCCGATTGCTGTTTTACAGCAAGGGGCTGAGGCGGGGGATGCAAATGCGCAGTTCTACCTCGGAGTCCAGTACTGTGAAGGTAAAGGGGTTGCGCGTGATGACAAGAAAGCCGTCGAGTGGCTGACCCGTGCGGCTGAACAGGGAAATCTTGATGCACGTTACTTTCTTGCCATAGTTTATTTCGAGGGTGAAGGAGCGTACTTAAGCGACGACAAGGTTATTGAGAGATTTAGCCGTGAAGCCGAACAAGGCAATAAGCAAGCGGTCGAGTGGCTCAGCATCGCTGCTGAACACGGAAACTATCTGGCGATAGAGTGGCTACATCAGGCTGTTGATAAAGGAAATCCTGATGCGCAGCATGTACTCAACAGTAAAAAGTCGCTGTCTGAGGGCTACAACACCATTAAGGCTTTGAGTAAAGCGGCTGAACAAGGAGATGCCAAAGCGCAGGGCCTGCTGGGTAGGCGGTACTTTGAGGGGCATGGCGTCGGTATGGATCGTAACAAAGCCCTTGCGCTGTTGAGCAAGGGAGCCAGCCAGGGCGATGCGCTGTCTCAGGGCGTGCTGGGCGTGATGTATTACCTGGGGGAGAGTGTCGGCGTCACCCAGGACTACAAGAAAGCATTTGAGTTGTTTCATCAGGCGGCAACCCAGGGGGATATGCTGGCTCAGGGGATGCTCGGCATGATGTATTCAAAGGGTGAAGGAACCGCGCAGAACGATAAAAAAGCGTTTGAATGGAACCAGAAGGCTGCCGCACAGGGTGATGCCGGGTCTCACAAGGAACTTGGATTGATGTACCTGGAGGGGAAAGGCGTCGCCCAGGATGACAAGAAAGCCGCCGAACATGTTGAGCTCGCAGCCAAAAAGGGAAGCGCGGAGGCTCAGGGGCTATTGGGCAGGATGTACCTGGAAGGGAAAGGGGTCGCTCAGGACTATGCGCAAGCCTATATCTGGAATGCTGTGGCCGTTGCCAACGGGAATTTTGATGCCCAGGCCGGGCTTGATGCTTCGCGGCAAAATCTTTCCCCCGCAGCCTTAGAAGAAGCTGATAGCAGAGCGCAGAAATCTTTTGAACAGTATCGCTATAAGCCGGAAATCTAA
- the galE gene encoding UDP-glucose 4-epimerase GalE has protein sequence MAILVTGGAGYIGSHTVLTLLERGDEVVVIDNLSNASQTSLNRVAELTGREPIVYIADILNREELSTIFSHHDITDVIHFAGLKSVSESIKKPLAYYDNNVNGTLVLLSEMQAAGVNSLIFSSSATVYGDPESVPLSEQSRTGGTTNPYGTSKLMAEQILADFSRAHPEFRITCLRYFNPVGAHPSGRIGEDPNGIPNNLVPYISQVAIGKLETVSVFGNDYPTPDGTGVRDYIHVMDLATGHLAALDCQDKGAAYKVINLGTGIGYSVMNLIAAFEKAAQTTINYQIVARRPGDIAECWSDPSLARKELGWQATHTLDDMMRDTWNWQKNNPTGYQV, from the coding sequence ATGGCAATTCTTGTCACAGGTGGCGCGGGTTATATTGGCTCACATACCGTTCTGACACTTCTGGAGAGAGGTGATGAGGTTGTGGTCATCGATAACCTCTCAAATGCCTCGCAAACATCATTAAATCGGGTCGCGGAACTCACCGGTAGAGAACCTATTGTCTACATCGCCGACATCCTGAACAGAGAGGAATTAAGCACAATTTTCTCGCATCATGATATTACCGATGTTATTCATTTTGCAGGATTAAAATCAGTTTCAGAGTCAATAAAAAAACCACTTGCTTATTATGATAATAATGTCAATGGGACGCTGGTTTTACTGAGTGAGATGCAGGCTGCGGGTGTTAACAGCCTGATATTCAGCTCTTCCGCAACGGTTTACGGCGATCCGGAAAGCGTGCCGCTCAGCGAACAATCACGCACCGGAGGCACAACCAATCCGTATGGCACCTCCAAATTAATGGCCGAACAGATTCTGGCGGATTTTTCCCGCGCACATCCCGAGTTTCGCATCACCTGTTTGCGCTATTTTAACCCCGTCGGTGCCCACCCATCAGGCCGAATCGGTGAAGATCCGAACGGTATTCCCAATAACCTGGTTCCGTATATTTCTCAGGTCGCCATTGGCAAGCTAGAAACCGTATCGGTGTTTGGCAATGACTACCCGACCCCGGATGGCACAGGGGTACGTGATTATATTCATGTTATGGACCTGGCAACCGGTCATTTAGCGGCTTTGGATTGCCAGGATAAAGGCGCGGCTTATAAGGTGATTAACCTCGGAACCGGCATCGGCTATTCGGTGATGAATCTTATTGCAGCCTTTGAAAAAGCAGCACAAACAACAATAAATTATCAGATTGTTGCAAGAAGGCCTGGGGATATCGCCGAGTGTTGGTCGGACCCGTCACTGGCGCGCAAAGAGCTGGGCTGGCAGGCTACCCACACTCTTGACGACATGATGCGCGACACATGGAACTGGCAAAAAAATAACCCTACTGGTTATCAGGTTTAA